Proteins from a single region of Azospira inquinata:
- a CDS encoding DUF465 domain-containing protein, producing MTELTEEEVAAIRGQLHEMRVEHRDLDLVIDHLTLSPPPDQLLVRRLKKRKLLLKDRMDQLERLLVPDVPA from the coding sequence ATGACCGAACTGACGGAAGAGGAAGTCGCTGCCATCCGGGGGCAACTTCACGAAATGCGGGTAGAACACCGGGATCTGGATCTGGTCATCGACCACCTGACCCTTTCCCCGCCCCCCGATCAGCTCCTGGTCCGCCGCTTGAAAAAGCGTAAGTTGCTGTTGAAAGACCGCATGGACCAGCTGGAACGACTGCTGGTGCCCGACGTCCCCGCCTGA
- a CDS encoding O-acetylhomoserine aminocarboxypropyltransferase, producing MAGTDGFNLDTLALHAGQSPDSQFGARATPIYLSTSFVFKDSDQAAALFNMERAGHVYSRISNPTVAVLEERLAALEGGVGAIATASGQAALHLAIATLMGAGGHIVASRALYGGSHNLLEYTLPRFGIETTFVPTRDLDAWRAAIRPNTRLLFGEILGNPGLDVLDIPRVADLAHEHGLPLLVDSTFTTPYLIKPFEHGADLVYHSATKFLCGHGTVVGGVLADSGKFDWDGSGKFPTLTEPYDGFHGMDFTEESTVAAFLLRARREGLRDFGACLSPMNAFQILQGIETLPLRMARHVENTRRIVAFLAEHPGVEHISYPGLADHPDHALAEKLLPRGCGSVFSFSLKGGRAAGKKFIESLKLFSHLANVGDAKSLVIHPASTTHFRMTDEALLAAGIGPGTIRLSVGLEDPEDLLEDLNRGLRAAAKVQA from the coding sequence ATGGCCGGTACGGACGGCTTTAACCTGGACACCCTGGCGTTGCACGCCGGGCAATCCCCCGATTCCCAATTTGGCGCCCGCGCCACCCCCATCTACCTGTCCACCTCCTTCGTTTTCAAGGACTCGGATCAGGCCGCCGCCCTCTTCAATATGGAACGGGCGGGCCACGTTTATTCCCGCATTTCCAATCCCACCGTAGCAGTTCTGGAAGAACGGCTGGCCGCCCTGGAAGGAGGGGTGGGCGCCATCGCCACCGCCTCGGGCCAGGCCGCCCTGCACTTAGCCATCGCCACCCTGATGGGGGCCGGCGGCCATATCGTCGCTTCCCGGGCCCTCTACGGCGGCAGCCACAATCTGCTGGAATACACCCTGCCCCGCTTCGGCATTGAAACCACCTTCGTTCCCACCCGGGACCTAGACGCCTGGCGGGCCGCCATCCGCCCCAACACCCGGCTCCTGTTCGGGGAAATCCTGGGCAATCCGGGCCTGGACGTGCTGGATATTCCCCGGGTGGCCGACCTGGCCCATGAACACGGCCTGCCCCTGCTGGTGGATTCCACCTTCACCACTCCCTACCTGATCAAGCCCTTTGAACACGGGGCGGACCTGGTCTACCACTCCGCCACCAAGTTCCTCTGCGGCCACGGCACGGTGGTGGGCGGGGTACTGGCGGATTCGGGCAAATTCGACTGGGATGGCTCGGGCAAATTCCCCACCCTCACCGAACCCTACGACGGCTTTCATGGCATGGATTTCACCGAAGAATCCACCGTGGCCGCCTTCCTCCTCCGGGCCCGTCGGGAAGGCCTGCGGGATTTCGGCGCCTGCCTTTCCCCCATGAACGCCTTCCAGATTCTCCAGGGCATCGAAACCCTGCCCCTGCGCATGGCCCGCCACGTGGAAAACACCCGGCGCATCGTGGCTTTCCTGGCGGAACACCCGGGGGTGGAACACATTTCCTACCCGGGATTGGCGGACCACCCGGATCACGCCCTGGCGGAGAAGCTCCTGCCTCGGGGCTGCGGCTCCGTGTTCAGCTTCAGCCTCAAGGGCGGCCGGGCCGCCGGGAAAAAATTTATCGAAAGCCTGAAACTCTTTTCCCATCTGGCCAACGTGGGGGACGCCAAATCCCTGGTAATCCACCCGGCCTCCACCACCCACTTCCGCATGACCGACGAAGCCCTGCTGGCGGCAGGCATCGGCCCGGGCACTATCCGCCTGTCCGTGGGTCTGGAAGACCCGGAAGACCTGCTGGAAGACCTGAACCGGGGCCTGCGGGCCGCCGCCAAGGTTCAGGCGTAA
- a CDS encoding alpha/beta fold hydrolase, whose protein sequence is MELNVLGQATYAYTGGKTFDPAKPTLVFAHGAANDHGVWGLQSRYFANHGYNVLAPDLPGHGRSQGAALDSVEALADWLPALLDAAGAREAGLIGHSMGSLVTLEAAARYPERIKTLALLGTAAPMAVSDALLEAAQKDPDQAYRMINQWSHGRPLGGNPAPGLWQPGCGLALLRHAHPGLIHRDLLNCRQYTHGLEAAAAVQCPTLLIIALNDLMTAPKAARALLPVLRGTPRVAEIPACGHAMQGEQPDGVLDALRAFLL, encoded by the coding sequence ATGGAACTGAATGTCCTCGGCCAAGCCACCTACGCCTACACCGGCGGTAAAACCTTCGACCCGGCCAAGCCCACCCTGGTATTCGCCCACGGGGCGGCCAACGACCACGGGGTCTGGGGACTGCAAAGCCGCTATTTCGCCAACCACGGCTACAACGTGCTGGCCCCTGACCTGCCCGGCCACGGTCGCTCCCAGGGCGCCGCCCTGGACTCCGTGGAAGCCCTGGCGGACTGGCTGCCCGCCCTCCTGGACGCCGCTGGCGCCCGGGAAGCGGGCCTCATCGGCCACTCCATGGGTTCCCTGGTCACCCTGGAAGCCGCCGCCCGTTATCCGGAGCGGATCAAGACCCTGGCCCTGCTCGGCACCGCCGCCCCCATGGCCGTTTCCGACGCCCTGCTGGAAGCTGCCCAGAAGGATCCGGACCAGGCCTATCGGATGATCAACCAGTGGTCCCACGGCCGCCCCCTGGGGGGCAACCCGGCCCCGGGCCTGTGGCAGCCGGGTTGCGGTCTGGCCCTGCTGCGCCACGCCCATCCGGGGCTGATCCACCGGGATCTTCTCAACTGCCGCCAATACACCCACGGCCTGGAAGCAGCCGCCGCCGTGCAGTGCCCCACCCTGCTGATCATCGCCTTAAATGATCTGATGACCGCCCCCAAGGCTGCCCGAGCCCTGCTCCCTGTTTTAAGGGGCACCCCCCGGGTGGCGGAAATTCCCGCCTGCGGCCACGCCATGCAGGGGGAACAGCCGGACGGAGTGTTGGACGCCCTGCGGGCCTTCCTGCTGTAA
- a CDS encoding DUF3124 domain-containing protein, producing the protein MISPIPLFRPRALPRLPALALAAALLGAALPAAAEDIGRSRGQTLYLPIYSHLWHGNRDKAGNPEMSLLSALVSIRNTDPRTPIRVTSARYYDTAGRLIQEYLAAPRVIPPLGTLELFVERKETAGGSGANFLIRWQSEGNGTANAPLVEAVHVDMYGTRAISFTTNARAIQD; encoded by the coding sequence ATGATTTCCCCAATTCCGTTGTTCCGCCCCCGGGCACTGCCCCGCCTGCCGGCCCTGGCCCTGGCCGCCGCCCTGCTGGGGGCCGCCCTCCCCGCCGCCGCCGAAGACATTGGCCGCAGCCGGGGTCAGACCCTCTACCTGCCCATCTATTCCCATCTCTGGCACGGCAACCGGGACAAGGCAGGCAATCCGGAAATGTCCCTGCTCTCGGCGCTGGTGAGCATCCGCAACACGGACCCCCGCACCCCCATCCGGGTCACCTCGGCCCGGTATTACGACACCGCCGGACGGCTGATCCAGGAATATCTGGCCGCCCCCCGGGTAATTCCCCCCCTGGGCACCCTGGAACTGTTCGTGGAGCGGAAGGAAACCGCCGGCGGCTCGGGGGCCAATTTCCTCATCCGCTGGCAAAGCGAAGGCAACGGCACGGCCAACGCCCCCCTGGTGGAAGCGGTCCATGTGGATATGTATGGCACCCGGGCCATTTCCTTCACCACCAACGCCCGGGCCATTCAGGACTGA
- a CDS encoding inorganic phosphate transporter, giving the protein MSSIHISLGMIVLLVGLALAFDFMNGFHDAANSIATVVSTGVLKPHQAVAFAAFFNVVAISIFQLKVAATIGKGTIDPAIVDHVVVFGALVGAIAWNVITWYYGIPSSSSHALIGGLVGAALIKSGPQSLIASGLWKTIAFIFISPLLGYILGSIMTLIVGWTFFHTPARKVDKWFHRLQLFSASLYSLGHGGNDAQKTIGIIWMLLIAAGMSDPHGSVPIWVVACCYVAIGMGTLFGGWRIVRTMGQKITKLKPVGGFCAETGGAMTLFLATAMGIPVSTTHTITGAIVGVGSTRRFSAVRWGVAGGIVWAWILTIPGTALISAAAWWVGSRIL; this is encoded by the coding sequence ATGAGCAGCATCCATATCAGCCTGGGCATGATTGTCCTTCTGGTGGGTCTGGCCCTAGCCTTCGATTTCATGAATGGCTTCCACGACGCCGCCAACTCCATTGCCACCGTGGTTTCCACGGGGGTCCTGAAACCCCATCAAGCGGTGGCTTTCGCCGCCTTCTTTAATGTGGTGGCCATTTCCATCTTTCAGCTCAAGGTGGCGGCTACCATCGGCAAGGGCACCATCGACCCGGCCATCGTGGACCATGTGGTGGTCTTCGGGGCCCTGGTGGGGGCCATCGCCTGGAATGTGATCACTTGGTATTACGGCATTCCTTCCTCTTCTTCCCACGCCCTGATCGGCGGTCTGGTGGGGGCGGCCCTGATTAAGTCCGGGCCCCAGTCCCTCATTGCCAGCGGGCTCTGGAAGACCATTGCCTTTATTTTCATCTCCCCCCTGCTGGGCTACATTCTGGGCTCCATCATGACCCTGATTGTGGGCTGGACCTTTTTCCATACCCCAGCCCGCAAGGTGGACAAATGGTTCCACCGCCTCCAGCTGTTTTCGGCTTCCCTTTACAGCCTGGGCCACGGGGGCAATGACGCCCAGAAAACCATCGGTATTATCTGGATGCTGCTCATCGCCGCCGGGATGTCCGATCCCCACGGTTCCGTGCCCATCTGGGTGGTGGCCTGCTGTTATGTGGCCATCGGTATGGGCACCCTGTTCGGCGGCTGGCGCATTGTGCGCACCATGGGGCAGAAGATTACCAAGCTCAAACCCGTGGGCGGCTTCTGTGCGGAAACCGGCGGGGCCATGACCCTGTTCCTGGCTACCGCCATGGGCATTCCCGTGTCCACTACCCACACCATTACGGGCGCCATCGTCGGGGTGGGTTCCACCCGGCGCTTTTCCGCCGTGCGCTGGGGCGTGGCCGGGGGCATTGTCTGGGCCTGGATTCTCACCATTCCGGGGACGGCCCTGATTTCCGCCGCCGCCTGGTGGGTGGGTAGCCGGATTCTGTAA
- a CDS encoding DUF47 domain-containing protein: MFGRLMPKEGKFFDLFNAHAEQIVVGGNALVSFIANLGKDEQLAAQASDAVDTAEAQADKITHDTISLLHSTFITPLDRDEIHSLINALDDILDLIQDVTQTVSLYDIRESTAEAVQLADLCMACCSGVQQAVSRLRTAEQRVAILKTCEEIDRLESEADRVMRSAMSRLFRDEPDVRQIIKLKAMYELLETVTDRCEDVANILEGIVLENA; this comes from the coding sequence ATGTTCGGTCGCCTGATGCCCAAAGAGGGCAAATTCTTCGATCTGTTCAATGCCCACGCGGAGCAGATCGTCGTAGGGGGAAACGCGTTGGTCAGCTTCATCGCCAATCTGGGCAAAGACGAACAACTCGCCGCACAAGCTTCGGATGCCGTGGATACCGCTGAAGCCCAGGCTGACAAGATCACCCACGACACCATCTCCCTGCTCCACAGCACCTTCATTACGCCCCTGGATCGGGACGAAATCCATTCCCTGATCAATGCGCTGGACGACATTCTGGACCTCATCCAGGACGTGACCCAGACCGTTTCCCTTTACGATATCCGCGAATCCACCGCTGAAGCCGTACAGCTGGCCGATCTCTGTATGGCCTGCTGTAGCGGGGTGCAGCAGGCCGTCAGCCGGCTGCGCACGGCGGAACAGCGGGTGGCCATTCTCAAAACCTGTGAGGAAATTGATCGCCTGGAGTCGGAAGCGGATCGGGTGATGCGCTCTGCCATGTCCCGGTTGTTCCGGGATGAGCCGGACGTGCGCCAGATCATCAAACTCAAGGCCATGTACGAATTATTGGAAACGGTGACGGATCGCTGTGAGGATGTGGCCAACATCCTCGAAGGCATCGTTCTCGAAAACGCCTGA
- a CDS encoding hydrogenase maturation protease, with amino-acid sequence MMGSLIVFAVGNPSRGDDALGPLLLRRIESQFPALVTVEDFQLQIEHALDLQGRDLALFMDAAVGLGRPFRFGPVGPARHPVHSSHSLEPAEVLAVHTRALGTPPPPAYVLALGGAAFELGHSPSPSALKHLEAAWAFLQPLLATPDPDLWAREARNFALRLGA; translated from the coding sequence ATGATGGGCAGTCTGATCGTCTTCGCCGTCGGCAATCCCAGCCGGGGGGACGATGCCCTGGGGCCCCTCCTGTTGCGGCGCATTGAAAGCCAGTTTCCTGCCCTGGTGACGGTGGAAGATTTCCAGCTCCAGATTGAACACGCCCTGGATTTGCAGGGCCGGGATCTGGCCCTGTTCATGGATGCAGCGGTGGGTCTGGGCCGCCCCTTCCGCTTTGGTCCGGTGGGCCCGGCCCGCCATCCGGTGCATAGCAGTCACAGCCTGGAACCGGCGGAGGTGCTGGCGGTGCATACCCGAGCCCTGGGAACGCCGCCTCCCCCTGCCTATGTGTTGGCCCTGGGGGGAGCGGCCTTCGAATTGGGCCATAGTCCCAGCCCCTCCGCCCTCAAACATCTGGAGGCGGCTTGGGCATTTCTCCAGCCTTTGCTGGCGACGCCGGACCCGGATCTGTGGGCCCGGGAGGCCCGGAATTTCGCCCTCCGCCTGGGGGCTTGA
- a CDS encoding Ni/Fe hydrogenase subunit alpha has protein sequence MAFQLETAAHPEKLRRVAIDPVSRVEGHGKVTLLLDEANRVHQVRLHIVEFRGFEKFIQGRPYWEVPVMVQRLCGICPVSHHLAACKAMDLIVGAHSITPTAEKMRRLMHYGQMLQSHALHFFHLSSPDLLFGFEAEVEKRNIVGVAAEYPEVAKQGVLLRKFGQEVIRVTAGKRIHGTGAVPGGINKHLAPEDRDLLLKDAYQMVAWAREAVQLVKRLHTANPGLYDVFGTFRSNLLSLVGADGALDFYHGVLRARDGDGKILVDGADYQGYAQLIREEVKPWSYMKFPYLTALGKEAGWYKVGPLARVQNCDFIPSPLAEAERREFMDYGQGSLIHAPLAYHWARMIEMLHAAEVIKELLHDPDLLAGECMATGPRGREGVGLIEAPRGTLIHHYQVGEDDLVTMCNLIVSTTHNNQAMNEAVRQVAVRYLDGQNLTEGLLNHIEVAIRAFDPCLSCATHALGQMPLALELRDVRGELVDRLVRE, from the coding sequence ATGGCTTTTCAACTGGAAACTGCCGCCCATCCGGAAAAATTGCGCCGGGTGGCCATTGATCCGGTATCCCGGGTGGAGGGGCACGGCAAGGTGACCCTGTTGCTGGACGAGGCCAACCGGGTGCATCAAGTGCGTCTGCACATTGTGGAATTCCGGGGCTTCGAGAAATTCATCCAGGGCCGTCCCTATTGGGAGGTGCCGGTGATGGTGCAGCGGCTTTGCGGCATCTGCCCCGTGTCCCACCATTTGGCGGCCTGCAAGGCCATGGATCTGATTGTGGGGGCCCACAGCATTACCCCCACGGCAGAAAAAATGCGGCGCCTCATGCATTACGGCCAGATGCTCCAGTCCCACGCCCTCCATTTCTTCCACCTTTCCTCCCCGGACCTCCTCTTCGGTTTCGAGGCGGAGGTGGAAAAGCGCAATATCGTCGGGGTTGCGGCGGAATATCCGGAGGTGGCCAAGCAGGGGGTGCTGCTGCGCAAATTCGGCCAGGAAGTGATTCGGGTCACGGCGGGCAAGCGCATTCACGGTACGGGGGCGGTGCCCGGAGGCATCAATAAACATCTGGCTCCGGAAGACCGGGACCTGCTACTCAAGGACGCCTATCAGATGGTGGCCTGGGCCCGGGAAGCGGTACAGCTGGTGAAGCGGCTGCATACGGCCAATCCGGGGCTTTACGACGTGTTTGGCACCTTCCGCTCCAATCTCCTGAGCCTGGTGGGGGCCGACGGGGCCTTGGATTTCTACCACGGGGTACTGCGGGCCCGGGACGGGGACGGCAAAATCCTGGTGGATGGGGCGGATTACCAGGGCTACGCCCAGCTGATCCGGGAAGAGGTCAAACCCTGGAGCTACATGAAATTCCCCTACCTGACCGCCCTGGGCAAGGAAGCGGGCTGGTACAAGGTGGGGCCCCTGGCCCGGGTGCAGAACTGCGACTTTATTCCTTCGCCCCTGGCCGAAGCGGAGCGCCGGGAATTCATGGATTATGGCCAGGGTTCCTTGATCCACGCCCCGCTGGCCTACCACTGGGCGCGCATGATCGAAATGCTCCACGCCGCCGAAGTCATTAAGGAACTGCTCCACGACCCGGACCTGCTGGCAGGGGAATGTATGGCCACGGGCCCCCGGGGCCGGGAAGGGGTGGGCCTTATCGAGGCGCCCCGGGGCACCCTGATCCACCACTATCAGGTGGGGGAAGACGATCTGGTGACCATGTGCAATCTGATTGTTTCCACCACCCACAACAACCAGGCCATGAACGAGGCGGTGCGCCAGGTGGCGGTGCGTTACCTGGATGGTCAGAACCTCACGGAAGGCCTGCTGAACCATATTGAAGTGGCGATCCGGGCCTTTGATCCCTGCCTGTCCTGCGCCACTCATGCCCTGGGCCAGATGCCCCTGGCCCTGGAGTTGCGGGACGTCCGGGGCGAACTGGTGGACCGCCTGGTCCGGGAATGA
- a CDS encoding NADH-quinone oxidoreductase subunit B family protein has protein sequence MTQPSAPKKKLRVATTSLAGCFGCHMSFLDIDERLLQLLELVEFDRSPLTDIKHCGPCDIGIIEGGICNGENVHVLREFRKNCKTLIALGACAVTGGLPAQRNHVGLGACLQEVYHYSLGVENGQIPNDPELPLLLDKVRPLHEVVRVDYFIPGCPPSGDAIWKFLSDLIAGHTPRLTHGLLHFD, from the coding sequence ATGACTCAGCCCTCAGCTCCGAAGAAAAAACTGCGGGTCGCCACCACTTCCCTGGCGGGCTGTTTCGGCTGCCACATGTCCTTTCTGGATATCGACGAGCGCCTCTTACAGTTGTTGGAATTGGTGGAATTCGACCGTTCTCCCCTGACGGATATCAAGCATTGCGGCCCCTGCGACATCGGCATTATTGAAGGGGGCATCTGCAACGGGGAAAACGTGCACGTGCTCCGGGAATTCCGGAAAAACTGCAAAACCCTCATTGCCCTGGGGGCCTGCGCCGTGACCGGCGGCCTTCCCGCCCAGCGTAACCATGTGGGTCTGGGGGCCTGTTTGCAGGAGGTGTACCACTACAGCCTGGGGGTGGAGAACGGCCAGATTCCCAACGACCCGGAGTTGCCCCTGCTGCTGGACAAGGTGCGGCCCCTCCATGAGGTGGTGCGGGTGGATTACTTCATTCCCGGCTGTCCTCCCTCTGGGGACGCCATCTGGAAATTCCTCTCCGATCTCATCGCCGGGCACACGCCCCGGCTGACCCACGGTTTGCTCCATTTCGATTGA
- a CDS encoding 2Fe-2S iron-sulfur cluster-binding protein: MSDGKKFILDGQPVPFFEGQTILEAARAAGHYIPHLCWHPDFPPHGSCKLCIVKVGGRHVSSCATPAKEGMEVESNTPEMNGERRALLQMLFVEGNHFCPSCEKSGNCQLQALAYDLEMLSAHFAHFFPDRPVDASHPDILLDFNRCIYCELCVRASRDMDGKNVFALTGRGIHKHLTVNAESGRLADTDFSAEDRAAHICPVGVILPKRQGFRVPIGERRYDRAPISVVAMAGEKGEK; the protein is encoded by the coding sequence ATGAGCGACGGTAAAAAATTTATCCTGGACGGCCAGCCCGTGCCCTTTTTCGAGGGCCAGACTATTCTGGAAGCGGCCCGGGCGGCGGGCCATTACATTCCCCACCTGTGCTGGCATCCGGATTTTCCGCCCCACGGTTCCTGCAAGCTGTGCATCGTCAAGGTGGGGGGGCGCCACGTGTCCTCCTGCGCGACCCCAGCCAAGGAAGGCATGGAAGTGGAGAGCAACACCCCGGAAATGAACGGGGAGCGGCGGGCCCTGCTGCAAATGCTGTTCGTGGAAGGCAACCATTTCTGCCCCTCCTGCGAAAAGAGCGGCAATTGCCAGTTGCAGGCCCTGGCCTACGACCTGGAAATGCTTTCCGCCCACTTCGCCCATTTTTTCCCGGACCGTCCCGTGGATGCCTCCCACCCGGACATCCTGCTGGATTTCAACCGCTGCATCTATTGCGAACTGTGCGTGCGGGCCAGCCGGGATATGGATGGCAAAAATGTCTTTGCCCTCACCGGTCGGGGAATTCACAAACATCTGACGGTCAATGCGGAAAGCGGCCGTCTGGCGGACACGGATTTCAGCGCCGAGGACCGGGCCGCCCACATCTGCCCGGTGGGGGTGATCCTGCCCAAGCGCCAGGGTTTCCGGGTACCCATCGGTGAGCGCCGTTATGACCGGGCCCCCATCAGTGTGGTGGCCATGGCCGGGGAAAAGGGGGAAAAATGA
- a CDS encoding NAD(P)H-dependent oxidoreductase subunit E, whose protein sequence is MSLVETLEGILARHRRDPSRLLQILLAIQDQLGYLPPPAITFVAERLQLPRARVEGVAGFYSFLHLEPVGEYRVLFSDNATDRLLGNQELLETMCQKLWVEPGKVSEDGLVSVTTTSCTGMGDQGPALLVNGMPVTMMNHQRVNEICELIRHRKPLSQWPSEFFRVQDNICRRDWLLNSELIPGAALKVAVEKGSAGWLAEVQKSNLRGRGGAGFTTGVKWEACRNAPGRERVVVCNADEGEPGTFKDRVLLTSYADHVFEGMTLAAYAVGAHQGFLYLRGEYRYLLDHLLSVLARRRESGLLGSAILGQTGFDFDIEIHLGAGAYVCGEETALIESLEGKRGTPRIRPPFPVTKGYLGRPTVVNNVETLAKTVLVALEGGETFAAEGTSQSTGTKLLSISGDCAYPGVYEYPFGVEIRRILDDCGATDVQAVQVGGASGTCISSYEFHRSIAYEDVPTAGAFMIFDSSRDMFEVARNFIHFFAHESCGFCTPCRVGTSLLKNFMDKLAVGRGAKYDLVDIEWVNRLLKGASHCGLGAAAANPVIDTLVKFRPAYERRLQTLDFEPAFDLDQALAEARQMTGRDDAGAHLTSLEEE, encoded by the coding sequence GTGTCTTTAGTTGAGACCCTGGAAGGCATCCTGGCCCGGCATCGCCGGGACCCTTCCCGGTTGTTGCAGATCCTGTTGGCTATTCAGGATCAGTTGGGCTATTTGCCCCCGCCAGCCATCACCTTTGTGGCGGAGCGGCTCCAGTTGCCCCGGGCCCGGGTGGAAGGGGTGGCCGGTTTCTACTCCTTTCTCCATCTGGAACCGGTGGGGGAATACCGGGTTCTGTTTTCCGACAACGCTACCGATCGCCTGTTAGGCAACCAGGAGCTGCTGGAAACCATGTGCCAGAAGCTCTGGGTGGAGCCGGGCAAGGTTTCCGAAGACGGCCTGGTTTCCGTCACCACCACCTCCTGTACGGGGATGGGGGATCAGGGCCCGGCCCTGCTGGTGAATGGCATGCCGGTGACCATGATGAATCACCAGCGGGTCAATGAAATCTGCGAGCTGATCCGCCATCGCAAACCCTTAAGCCAGTGGCCCAGCGAATTCTTCCGGGTGCAGGACAACATCTGCCGCCGGGACTGGCTGCTCAATAGCGAACTGATTCCCGGGGCGGCCCTCAAGGTGGCCGTGGAAAAGGGCTCGGCGGGCTGGTTGGCGGAAGTGCAGAAATCCAATCTGCGGGGCCGGGGCGGCGCCGGCTTTACCACCGGCGTGAAGTGGGAAGCCTGCCGCAATGCTCCCGGGCGGGAACGGGTGGTGGTGTGCAACGCGGACGAGGGGGAACCGGGTACCTTCAAGGACCGGGTGCTGCTCACCTCCTACGCGGACCACGTTTTCGAGGGCATGACCCTGGCCGCCTACGCCGTGGGCGCCCACCAGGGCTTTCTCTATTTGCGGGGGGAATACCGCTACCTCCTAGATCATCTCCTTTCCGTGCTGGCCCGGCGCCGGGAAAGCGGCCTTTTGGGCAGCGCCATCCTGGGGCAGACCGGTTTTGACTTCGACATCGAAATCCATCTGGGGGCTGGGGCCTATGTGTGCGGCGAGGAAACGGCCCTCATTGAATCCCTGGAAGGCAAGCGGGGCACCCCCCGCATTCGCCCGCCTTTCCCCGTGACCAAGGGCTATCTGGGGCGGCCCACGGTGGTCAATAACGTGGAAACCCTGGCCAAGACCGTGCTGGTGGCCCTGGAAGGGGGCGAAACCTTCGCCGCCGAAGGGACATCCCAGTCCACCGGCACCAAGCTCCTCTCCATTTCCGGGGACTGCGCCTATCCGGGGGTTTATGAATACCCCTTCGGCGTGGAAATCCGCCGCATCCTGGATGACTGCGGTGCCACGGATGTTCAGGCGGTGCAGGTGGGGGGCGCTTCCGGCACCTGCATTTCCTCCTACGAATTTCACCGCTCCATCGCCTACGAAGACGTGCCCACGGCGGGGGCCTTCATGATTTTCGATTCCAGCCGGGATATGTTTGAAGTGGCCCGCAATTTCATCCACTTCTTCGCCCACGAAAGCTGTGGTTTCTGCACTCCCTGCCGGGTGGGCACCTCCCTCCTGAAAAATTTCATGGACAAGCTGGCGGTGGGCCGGGGCGCTAAATACGACCTGGTGGATATCGAATGGGTGAATCGCCTGCTCAAGGGGGCCAGCCATTGCGGCCTGGGGGCGGCGGCGGCCAATCCGGTGATCGACACCCTGGTGAAATTCCGCCCGGCCTATGAGCGGCGGCTTCAGACCCTGGACTTCGAGCCCGCTTTCGATCTGGATCAGGCCCTGGCCGAGGCCCGGCAGATGACGGGCCGGGACGATGCGGGGGCCCACCTCACTTCCCTGGAAGAGGAATAG
- the fabI gene encoding enoyl-ACP reductase FabI, whose product MFNLNGKKGLVVGVANNHSIAYGCAKAFNICGAELAITYLNDKAEPHVRPLAELLAAPLILPLDVEQEGQLEAVFEAIKEKWGHLDFLVHSIAFAPKEDLHGRVVDCSREGFMRAMDISCHSFLRMAKLAEPLMVNGGTLLTMSYLGADEVVENYGMMGPVKAALQASTRYLASELGPNGIRVHAISPGPLATRAASGIAHFDNLMREAEERAPLHRLVSIDDVGALAAYLCSDVAKTLTGGTIFIDGGFHIVGG is encoded by the coding sequence ATGTTTAACCTGAATGGCAAAAAAGGCCTGGTTGTCGGCGTCGCCAACAACCACAGTATTGCTTACGGTTGCGCCAAGGCTTTCAACATCTGCGGTGCCGAGCTGGCCATCACTTACCTGAACGACAAAGCTGAGCCCCACGTCCGTCCCCTGGCCGAACTCCTGGCCGCTCCCCTGATCTTGCCCCTGGACGTGGAGCAAGAAGGGCAGCTGGAAGCGGTCTTCGAGGCCATCAAGGAAAAATGGGGCCATCTGGACTTCCTCGTCCATTCCATCGCTTTCGCCCCCAAGGAAGACCTCCACGGCCGGGTGGTGGATTGCTCCCGGGAAGGCTTCATGCGGGCCATGGACATTTCCTGCCACTCCTTCCTGCGCATGGCCAAGCTGGCCGAACCCCTGATGGTCAATGGGGGCACCCTGCTCACCATGAGCTACCTGGGCGCCGATGAAGTGGTGGAAAACTACGGCATGATGGGGCCGGTCAAGGCCGCTCTCCAGGCCTCCACCCGTTATCTGGCCTCCGAACTGGGCCCCAACGGCATCCGGGTGCACGCCATTTCCCCGGGGCCCCTGGCCACCCGGGCCGCCTCCGGCATTGCCCACTTTGACAATCTGATGCGGGAAGCGGAAGAACGGGCGCCCCTGCACCGGCTGGTCTCCATTGACGACGTGGGCGCCCTGGCCGCCTATCTGTGCAGCGATGTAGCCAAGACCCTGACCGGGGGTACGATCTTCATCGATGGCGGTTTCCACATCGTTGGCGGCTAG